The following are encoded together in the Anaerobaca lacustris genome:
- the rplI gene encoding 50S ribosomal protein L9 — protein sequence MKVLLCEDIRRLGWLGDVVDVTEGYARNYLLPQGLAKVATDGNIRAIAKAKAERAEERLKERKRLEVAAEAVNGAEAVLAAKANEHGVLFGSITDRMIAANLREQGFMVADDIVRLPEHIKQVGAHSVTLRFADDVTATVNVVVVAEQTEGETKEEE from the coding sequence ATGAAGGTTTTGCTTTGCGAAGATATCAGGAGACTGGGGTGGCTCGGTGACGTGGTCGACGTGACGGAGGGGTACGCGCGCAACTACTTGTTGCCGCAAGGTTTGGCGAAAGTCGCCACCGACGGCAACATCCGCGCCATTGCCAAGGCCAAGGCCGAACGCGCCGAGGAACGGCTCAAGGAGCGCAAGCGCCTGGAAGTAGCGGCCGAGGCGGTCAACGGCGCCGAGGCCGTGCTGGCGGCCAAGGCGAACGAGCACGGCGTCTTGTTCGGCTCGATCACGGATCGGATGATTGCGGCCAACCTGCGCGAGCAGGGGTTCATGGTAGCCGACGACATCGTGAGACTCCCCGAGCACATCAAGCAGGTCGGCGCGCACAGCGTGACGCTCAGGTTTGCCGATGACGTGACGGCTACAGTGAACGTCGTGGTCGTTGCCGAACAGACCGAAGGGGAGACGAAAGAGGAAGAGTAA
- the rpsR gene encoding 30S ribosomal protein S18 has translation MAQRPQQKKRQRRRPGFAGARDQTQCRFCRGGIRYIDYKDIDTLQKLLTNRGKIYSRKRSGNCAGCQRKAKRAIKRARFMALLPYST, from the coding sequence ATGGCACAGCGACCACAACAGAAGAAGAGACAAAGAAGACGCCCGGGATTCGCCGGGGCGCGCGATCAGACCCAGTGCCGCTTCTGTCGAGGCGGGATCCGGTACATCGACTACAAAGACATCGACACGCTCCAGAAGCTGCTGACCAATCGCGGGAAGATCTATTCGCGCAAGCGCAGCGGCAACTGCGCCGGGTGTCAACGGAAGGCCAAGCGGGCGATCAAGCGGGCCCGATTCATGGCGCTGCTGCCGTATTCCACATAG
- the pth gene encoding aminoacyl-tRNA hydrolase — MADLKLVVGLGNPGPEYAETRHNLGFKVIEALDEALGIVVKQQKFGARVGEGWYRDRKVMLMKPWQYMNRSGQAVATVAGFYKLGLGDLIVITDDRALAPGRIRIRAKGSAGGHNGLADIIARLGSDEFARCRIGIGDCPGALAVDYVLGRPREDERPLLNEAIVRARDAVLCWLESGTERTMNEFNSGPV; from the coding sequence ATGGCGGATCTGAAACTGGTAGTCGGCCTGGGCAATCCGGGACCGGAGTATGCCGAGACGCGCCACAACCTGGGGTTCAAGGTCATCGAGGCCCTGGACGAGGCGCTGGGGATCGTCGTCAAGCAGCAGAAGTTCGGCGCCAGGGTCGGTGAAGGTTGGTATCGCGACCGAAAGGTCATGTTGATGAAGCCGTGGCAGTATATGAATCGCAGCGGCCAGGCGGTGGCCACGGTGGCTGGGTTCTACAAGCTCGGATTGGGCGACCTGATCGTGATTACGGACGACAGGGCGCTGGCGCCGGGACGGATCCGGATTCGGGCGAAGGGGTCGGCCGGCGGTCACAACGGGCTGGCGGACATCATCGCCAGGCTGGGCAGTGACGAATTCGCCCGCTGCCGGATCGGCATCGGCGATTGCCCGGGCGCCTTGGCGGTCGATTACGTGCTGGGCCGGCCGCGAGAAGACGAACGGCCGCTGCTCAACGAGGCGATCGTTCGGGCGCGCGACGCCGTGCTGTGCTGGCTCGAGTCGGGGACCGAGAGAACAATGAACGAATTCAACAGCGGTCCGGTGTGA
- a CDS encoding ribose-phosphate diphosphokinase yields MFLNDSLKIFSGSSNPALAGAVCKYLGIPVGGAKITRFPDGEKLIRIEDDVRGRDCFVVQSTCKPVDEHLVELLIYLDCLRRASAKRITAVVPYFGYARQDRKDEGRVPITAKMVANLIATAGADRVLAIDLHAHQLQGFFDIPVDHLTGELVLSHYFRDKKIDNLTVVSPDVGNIKTAARYASHLGGDLAIVHKRRMSGDCVRADELIGDVKGRNVLMCDDIIATAGTVCSAAELVKQRGCKKVFVGATHGVFAGEALQRLEAAPMDEVVVTDTIPLTDEVKKVDRIKVLTAASMLGEAIKRIHRDESVSSLFVKDA; encoded by the coding sequence ATGTTTCTGAACGACAGCCTGAAGATATTTTCCGGAAGCAGCAATCCGGCCCTGGCCGGTGCCGTGTGCAAGTATCTTGGCATTCCCGTTGGGGGCGCGAAGATCACTCGTTTTCCCGATGGGGAGAAGCTGATTCGGATCGAGGACGACGTGCGAGGCCGGGACTGCTTCGTCGTACAATCCACGTGCAAACCGGTGGACGAGCATCTGGTCGAACTGCTGATCTACCTGGATTGCCTGCGCCGGGCCAGCGCCAAGCGCATCACGGCGGTCGTGCCCTATTTCGGCTACGCTCGCCAGGATCGCAAGGATGAAGGCCGGGTCCCGATCACCGCAAAAATGGTGGCGAATCTCATCGCCACGGCCGGGGCCGACCGGGTCCTTGCCATCGACCTGCATGCGCATCAGTTGCAGGGCTTCTTTGACATCCCGGTCGATCATCTGACGGGGGAACTGGTGCTGAGCCACTACTTCCGTGACAAGAAGATCGACAACCTTACGGTCGTCTCCCCGGACGTGGGCAATATCAAGACGGCCGCGCGCTATGCGTCGCACCTCGGCGGCGATCTGGCCATCGTCCACAAGCGGCGCATGAGCGGGGACTGCGTTCGGGCCGACGAGCTGATCGGCGACGTGAAGGGCCGCAATGTCCTGATGTGCGATGACATCATCGCGACCGCCGGCACGGTGTGCAGTGCTGCCGAGCTGGTCAAGCAGCGTGGGTGCAAGAAGGTTTTCGTCGGCGCCACGCACGGCGTCTTCGCCGGAGAGGCGCTCCAGCGACTCGAAGCGGCGCCGATGGATGAAGTGGTGGTGACCGACACGATTCCGCTGACGGACGAGGTCAAGAAGGTCGACCGCATCAAGGTGCTCACGGCCGCGTCCATGCTCGGCGAGGCGATCAAGAGAATTCACAGAGATGAATCCGTCAGCAGCCTGTTCGTCAAGGATGCTTAG
- a CDS encoding 1-phosphofructokinase family hexose kinase gives MEPKGRIITIGLSPAWDVSCRGRGLDWGRHAQIDERVVRPAGKALNVSSALAWMGCESVAAGLWGREDHEAMRRSLRSQGALVHLDMTLVDGRTRENVTVVDTAARREMHLRQVSCLATRASLARLDAVLRRIVRTGDLCVFAGAMPGGDLLDSCIALVETCRRKGAQIVADTHGTVLERLVEAELPWLIAPNVEELGGLLGSRVADTPAKLAAAGRTLLKKAEIVLISRGGKGALLVTKRGVWSGRATTRGRVLQTVGCGDYLLAGFLAGYRRSCNLRTALTTALKAATAHAYGWTEGQAWRQAGKRIEVQIQPL, from the coding sequence GTGGAACCCAAGGGTCGGATCATTACGATTGGGCTGTCGCCGGCGTGGGATGTCAGTTGCCGGGGGCGGGGGCTCGATTGGGGTCGCCACGCCCAGATCGACGAGCGGGTGGTCCGGCCGGCGGGCAAGGCGCTGAACGTCTCGTCGGCGCTGGCCTGGATGGGCTGCGAGAGTGTGGCGGCCGGCCTTTGGGGCCGCGAAGACCATGAGGCGATGCGCCGTTCCCTCCGATCGCAGGGCGCATTGGTGCATCTGGATATGACGCTGGTTGACGGCCGGACACGAGAGAATGTCACGGTCGTGGACACGGCGGCTCGGCGGGAAATGCACCTGCGCCAGGTGAGCTGTCTGGCGACGCGGGCATCGCTGGCCCGGCTCGATGCCGTGCTGAGAAGGATCGTTCGCACGGGCGATCTGTGTGTCTTCGCCGGGGCCATGCCGGGTGGGGACCTGCTGGATTCCTGCATTGCTCTGGTCGAAACCTGTCGGCGGAAAGGGGCGCAAATCGTCGCCGATACCCACGGTACCGTCCTGGAGCGGCTCGTGGAGGCGGAATTGCCCTGGTTGATTGCTCCCAACGTCGAGGAATTGGGCGGACTGCTTGGGTCGCGCGTTGCCGATACACCCGCGAAGCTGGCCGCCGCCGGGCGGACCCTGCTGAAGAAAGCCGAGATCGTTCTGATCAGCCGGGGCGGCAAAGGCGCGCTTCTGGTGACGAAACGAGGGGTGTGGTCCGGCCGGGCCACCACCCGAGGCCGGGTGCTCCAGACAGTCGGCTGCGGCGACTACCTGCTGGCCGGATTCCTGGCCGGCTACCGTCGGAGCTGCAACCTGCGAACCGCCCTGACCACCGCCCTGAAAGCCGCCACCGCCCACGCCTACGGCTGGACCGAGGGCCAGGCATGGCGCCAGGCCGGGAAGCGTATCGAGGTGCAGATCCAGCCACTCTGA
- the lpxC gene encoding UDP-3-O-acyl-N-acetylglucosamine deacetylase: MKLQTTIKGEGKLAGRGLFGGEEARVTFRPAPEDAGVVFIRTDVPGTVRIPAVVPNVAERSRRTSIKKGEVSIETVEHCMAAIRALEIDNLIVEVDGPELPAMDCSSADYFHALKEAQTVEQKNPRREFVIKKPLTISAGDATIYALPYSDTGFNITYDLDYSGHSGIGRQIFSYRLTPESFETTMAPARTFLLEVEARQFQARGIGTHIGPRDILVIDSDGPIKNAYRFPNECVRHKIVDLIGDLALVGRPIVGRVVAYKSGHSLNQQLARKLYEQAEQQDRIEQFGTDAVLDIRRIQKILPHRYPFLLVDKIIEIEGDTKIRGVKNVTFNEMFFQGHFPGTPIMPGVLIVEAMAQVSGLLFAQKLEHTGQLALLLSMDGVKLRKAVVPGDQLILSAETIRLRKRTAHCRCRAMVGDAVAAEAEIKFMLVDDDKM; the protein is encoded by the coding sequence TTGAAGCTGCAAACCACGATCAAGGGCGAGGGTAAGCTGGCCGGCAGAGGGCTGTTTGGGGGCGAAGAAGCGCGGGTAACCTTTCGTCCTGCGCCCGAGGACGCGGGGGTGGTGTTCATCCGAACCGACGTGCCGGGAACGGTGCGCATCCCGGCCGTCGTCCCCAACGTCGCCGAGCGCAGCCGGCGCACGAGCATCAAGAAGGGCGAGGTCAGCATCGAGACCGTCGAGCATTGTATGGCGGCGATCCGCGCCCTCGAAATCGACAACCTCATTGTCGAAGTCGATGGGCCCGAGTTGCCGGCCATGGATTGCAGCAGTGCGGACTACTTTCACGCCCTCAAGGAAGCCCAGACCGTCGAACAGAAAAACCCGCGTCGTGAATTCGTGATCAAGAAGCCTCTGACGATCAGCGCCGGTGACGCGACGATCTACGCCCTGCCCTATTCGGACACGGGGTTCAACATCACCTACGATCTGGATTACAGCGGCCACTCGGGGATCGGCCGACAGATCTTCAGCTATCGGCTCACGCCGGAGAGCTTCGAGACCACCATGGCGCCGGCGCGCACCTTTCTGCTCGAAGTCGAGGCCCGCCAGTTCCAGGCGCGGGGCATCGGCACGCACATCGGTCCGCGCGACATTCTGGTCATCGATTCGGACGGACCGATCAAGAACGCCTACCGTTTCCCGAACGAGTGCGTCCGGCACAAGATCGTCGACCTGATCGGCGATCTGGCGCTGGTCGGCCGGCCGATCGTCGGTCGGGTCGTGGCCTACAAGAGCGGCCACTCGCTCAACCAGCAGTTGGCGCGCAAGCTCTACGAGCAGGCCGAGCAGCAGGACCGAATCGAGCAGTTCGGGACCGATGCGGTGCTCGACATCCGACGGATTCAGAAGATTCTGCCCCATCGGTATCCGTTCCTCCTCGTCGACAAGATCATCGAGATCGAGGGGGATACGAAGATTCGCGGCGTCAAGAACGTGACGTTCAACGAGATGTTCTTCCAGGGGCATTTTCCCGGGACCCCGATCATGCCGGGCGTGCTGATCGTCGAGGCGATGGCCCAGGTTTCGGGCCTTCTGTTCGCCCAGAAGCTCGAGCACACCGGGCAGTTGGCCCTGCTGCTGAGCATGGACGGCGTCAAGCTGCGCAAGGCGGTGGTTCCGGGCGACCAGTTGATTCTGTCGGCTGAGACGATTCGACTGCGAAAGAGGACCGCGCACTGCCGGTGCCGGGCCATGGTCGGTGACGCGGTCGCCGCCGAGGCCGAGATCAAGTTCATGCTCGTGGACGATGACAAGATGTGA
- the lpxA gene encoding acyl-ACP--UDP-N-acetylglucosamine O-acyltransferase: MAKIHPTAVVGTDAQLAENVVIGPYCVVGDGASIGAGTVLDAHVVIAERVTIGQGNRFYPNCVIGCCPQVLGFDSNSPIGALVIGDRNVIRENVTIHPSRYQDASTQIGNDNLIMIGTHIGHDCIIESRTVLSNSVQVGGHSKIEEGVWISGVAGMHQFVTVGRWCFVAGLAGLTRDMPPFMMVSGHYPACVRGVNKRGLQRAGLDEQQQECIFDAYRRLYREGTPLLAAARAMACEDGLDENVRAIIDAVLHSAEHRFGRYLETLRR; encoded by the coding sequence ATGGCGAAGATACACCCCACGGCGGTCGTTGGGACGGATGCGCAGCTTGCGGAAAACGTGGTCATTGGGCCTTATTGTGTCGTGGGCGACGGGGCGTCGATCGGCGCCGGGACCGTCCTTGACGCCCACGTTGTCATCGCCGAGCGGGTCACCATCGGACAGGGCAATCGCTTCTACCCGAACTGCGTGATCGGCTGTTGTCCGCAGGTCCTGGGATTCGATTCCAACTCGCCGATCGGCGCGCTGGTGATCGGCGACCGCAACGTCATTCGCGAGAACGTCACGATCCACCCCAGCCGATATCAGGACGCCAGCACGCAGATCGGCAACGACAACCTGATCATGATCGGCACGCACATCGGGCACGATTGCATCATCGAGAGCCGGACCGTCCTGAGCAACAGCGTCCAGGTCGGCGGTCACAGCAAGATCGAAGAGGGGGTCTGGATCAGCGGCGTGGCCGGCATGCACCAGTTCGTCACGGTGGGACGATGGTGTTTTGTGGCGGGCCTGGCCGGTCTGACGCGGGACATGCCCCCGTTCATGATGGTCAGCGGCCACTATCCCGCCTGCGTTCGCGGCGTCAACAAGCGCGGTCTCCAGCGGGCCGGGCTCGACGAGCAGCAGCAGGAGTGCATTTTCGATGCGTACCGGCGTCTGTATCGCGAAGGGACGCCGCTGCTGGCGGCCGCCAGGGCGATGGCCTGCGAAGACGGGCTTGACGAGAACGTCCGAGCCATCATTGACGCCGTCCTTCACAGCGCCGAGCATCGGTTCGGCCGATATTTGGAAACTCTGAGGAGATAA
- a CDS encoding bifunctional UDP-N-acetylglucosamine diphosphorylase/glucosamine-1-phosphate N-acetyltransferase GlmU — translation MAERVAILLAAGVSSRMNTQLPKVLHEVTGRPMLAYVLDACRSVGTDKIYVVVGFGADQVKERFSGASDIVWVEQAEQKGTAHAVGCCREHLKDFRGQTLVLCGDGPLIRAKTLQTLIDKHEAEHSAATLATAVLEDPTGYGRIVRDAYGNIQGIVEDSDCSPAQKAIREVNPSYYLFHNQALFAALEQVKPDNVKGEYYLTDALSVLIATGHKVVAITAVRPEEAMGVNSRAQLSVASKIMQQRIQQEMMENGVTIVDPDNTWIDARAQIGQDTVIEPFTYIHGPIRIGRGCRIGPFAYLRDDTVIENDVVLGVFTEVKDVTLADGVRARHHSYLGDAVIGRNVNIGAGSITANFDGKTISRTTVGDDCYIGSGTVLIAPLVLQAGAHVGAGTVVSQEDVDKLTEEQERR, via the coding sequence ATGGCTGAAAGAGTAGCGATCCTGTTGGCGGCGGGGGTGAGCAGCCGGATGAATACCCAGTTGCCGAAGGTGCTGCACGAGGTGACGGGGCGACCGATGCTTGCCTATGTGCTCGATGCTTGCCGAAGTGTCGGTACGGACAAGATTTACGTCGTTGTCGGCTTCGGCGCCGATCAGGTTAAGGAGCGGTTCAGTGGTGCGTCCGATATTGTCTGGGTCGAGCAGGCTGAACAGAAGGGTACGGCTCACGCCGTTGGCTGTTGCCGGGAGCACCTGAAGGACTTCCGGGGTCAGACCCTGGTCCTCTGTGGCGACGGACCTCTGATTCGGGCCAAGACGCTCCAGACGCTGATCGACAAGCATGAGGCCGAACACTCGGCGGCTACGTTGGCGACGGCGGTCCTTGAGGATCCGACGGGTTACGGCCGCATCGTCCGGGACGCCTACGGCAACATCCAGGGCATCGTCGAAGACAGCGACTGCTCGCCCGCGCAGAAAGCGATCCGCGAGGTGAACCCGAGCTATTACCTTTTCCACAATCAGGCGCTGTTCGCGGCGCTGGAACAGGTCAAGCCGGACAACGTCAAAGGGGAGTACTACCTCACCGACGCGCTGTCGGTGCTGATCGCGACGGGGCACAAGGTCGTGGCCATCACCGCCGTTCGACCGGAAGAGGCGATGGGCGTCAACAGCCGGGCCCAGCTCAGCGTCGCCAGCAAGATCATGCAACAGCGTATTCAGCAGGAGATGATGGAAAACGGGGTGACGATCGTCGATCCGGACAACACCTGGATCGACGCTCGGGCGCAGATCGGCCAGGATACGGTGATCGAGCCGTTTACCTACATCCACGGCCCGATCCGAATCGGCCGAGGCTGTCGGATCGGCCCGTTCGCCTATCTCCGAGACGACACGGTCATCGAGAACGACGTTGTCCTGGGCGTCTTCACCGAGGTCAAGGACGTCACGCTCGCCGACGGCGTGCGGGCGCGACACCACAGCTACCTGGGCGATGCCGTCATCGGGCGCAACGTCAACATCGGCGCCGGATCGATCACGGCGAATTTCGACGGCAAGACGATCAGCCGAACGACCGTGGGCGACGACTGCTACATCGGGTCGGGCACCGTGTTGATCGCTCCACTGGTGTTGCAGGCCGGGGCGCACGTCGGCGCCGGCACGGTCGTATCGCAGGAAGACGTTGACAAACTGACCGAGGAGCAGGAACGGCGGTAA
- a CDS encoding Gfo/Idh/MocA family protein — protein sequence MDETAKIRTAVVGAGKMGAIHAKVYSQLPDSELVGVVDTNPERAKQLAEKYGCAAYADCADILDNVDAVTIATPTVTHLQLAKVFLRHRIPVLIEKPLAASAREGRKIVSMARRFDTVVAVGHSERCNPVVQAMKRLNIEPKFIEAQRVSPYPFRSTDIGVVLDIMIHDIDIILSLAASKIRRVDAVGVGVIEGAEDICNARIAFDNGCIANITASRLALKTERRVRVFSRQAYLSVDYLKKSGIVIKTAPNTNVVEWIKQQREKGDFDWTSVNWPDLLHIEQLQIDDKEPVRLQQEAFLRAVKDRSFTPEVSAEEGLAALRCAQKILDAVKRHKWD from the coding sequence ATGGACGAGACAGCGAAGATTCGAACGGCCGTCGTCGGCGCCGGCAAGATGGGCGCCATTCACGCCAAGGTCTACAGCCAGTTGCCGGACAGCGAGCTGGTGGGCGTCGTGGACACCAACCCGGAACGGGCGAAGCAATTGGCGGAGAAGTACGGCTGCGCCGCCTATGCCGATTGCGCTGATATTCTGGACAACGTCGACGCGGTGACCATCGCGACGCCCACCGTGACCCATCTGCAACTGGCCAAGGTCTTTCTGCGGCACCGGATCCCGGTCCTGATCGAGAAGCCGCTGGCCGCCAGCGCGCGGGAAGGGCGCAAGATCGTTTCGATGGCCCGGCGTTTCGACACGGTCGTGGCGGTGGGGCATTCCGAGCGATGCAACCCCGTGGTCCAGGCGATGAAACGGCTCAACATCGAGCCGAAGTTCATCGAGGCGCAGCGGGTCAGCCCCTATCCGTTCCGTTCGACCGACATCGGCGTCGTGCTGGACATCATGATCCACGACATCGACATCATTCTGTCTCTGGCGGCCAGCAAGATCCGGCGCGTCGACGCGGTCGGCGTTGGCGTGATCGAAGGGGCCGAGGACATCTGCAACGCGCGGATCGCGTTTGACAACGGGTGCATCGCCAACATCACCGCGTCGCGGCTGGCGCTCAAGACCGAGCGTCGCGTCCGCGTCTTCTCGCGGCAGGCCTACCTGAGCGTCGACTACCTCAAGAAGAGCGGGATCGTCATCAAGACGGCGCCGAACACCAACGTCGTCGAGTGGATCAAGCAGCAGCGCGAGAAGGGCGACTTCGACTGGACGAGCGTGAACTGGCCCGACCTGCTGCACATCGAGCAGCTTCAGATCGACGACAAGGAGCCGGTCCGTTTGCAGCAGGAGGCCTTCCTCCGCGCGGTCAAGGACCGATCGTTTACCCCCGAGGTCAGCGCCGAAGAAGGCTTGGCGGCCCTACGCTGCGCTCAGAAGATCCTCGATGCCGTCAAACGCCACAAGTGGGACTGA
- a CDS encoding 50S ribosomal protein L25 has translation MDKTLSLEAQIRERTGSKAAARVRKQGQIPAVVYGHKQDPVAISLDAHDFAEGLHHGHRVIDVKVGGKTQKMIVKDLQYDHLGRNIVHADLMRVDVTETVRVSVPIELKGTAQGTHESGIVEEHADHVEIECMVTNIPESIVVSIKELGVGQVIHAGDVVLPDGITLASSPDTLLVACHLVAAAKTTEEIEEEAPAAPEVIGEKKEESEEQSGD, from the coding sequence ATGGACAAGACGTTATCGTTAGAGGCACAGATCAGAGAGCGCACCGGGTCGAAGGCGGCCGCCCGCGTTCGCAAGCAGGGCCAGATCCCGGCGGTCGTGTACGGCCACAAGCAGGACCCGGTGGCGATTTCCCTGGACGCGCACGACTTCGCCGAAGGACTGCACCACGGCCACCGGGTGATCGATGTGAAGGTCGGTGGCAAGACCCAGAAGATGATCGTCAAGGACTTGCAGTACGACCATCTGGGCCGGAACATCGTCCATGCCGATCTGATGCGCGTCGATGTGACGGAAACCGTTCGCGTGAGCGTTCCGATCGAGTTGAAGGGAACGGCCCAGGGCACGCATGAGAGTGGCATCGTCGAGGAGCACGCCGACCACGTCGAGATCGAGTGCATGGTGACGAACATACCCGAGTCGATCGTTGTCTCCATCAAAGAGTTGGGCGTCGGCCAGGTCATCCATGCCGGCGACGTGGTCCTGCCGGACGGTATCACTCTGGCCAGCTCGCCCGATACGCTGCTCGTCGCGTGCCACCTGGTAGCGGCGGCCAAGACGACCGAGGAGATCGAGGAGGAGGCTCCTGCGGCGCCGGAAGTCATCGGCGAGAAGAAGGAGGAGTCTGAGGAGCAGAGTGGGGATTAG
- the lpxD gene encoding UDP-3-O-(3-hydroxymyristoyl)glucosamine N-acyltransferase: MALTVAGLAQRLGAEVIGGPEGLDRVITSVQPLAAAGAADVAFVTDPKHESAARKCAAAAIIVARPIDGVPAPQLIVASVNAALIATLEHFAPKLAPPVEGVDPSARIGVGVRLADGVSIGPYVVIGDHVEIGPGTVIANGCTIGEGSKIGADCRLDSFVTVYHRCTIGNHVIVQTHSAIGSMGFGYAYLDGRHQFVPHNGGVVIEDFVEIGANTCIDRAKFGNTIIGAGTKIDNLVQVAHNVVIGKGCLIAAQGGVAGSCRLGDGVVLAGQVGLADNIEIGAGTMVGAQSGVMSSVPGGQKLAWTPAVDMKEAIRIVAHLLRLPKLAQQLKRLTAKVEKLEAANHDQGRG; encoded by the coding sequence ATGGCCTTGACAGTAGCAGGGTTGGCCCAGCGGCTTGGCGCCGAGGTGATCGGCGGCCCGGAGGGTTTGGATCGCGTGATCACGTCGGTTCAGCCTCTGGCGGCAGCCGGGGCGGCCGACGTGGCGTTCGTGACAGACCCGAAACATGAATCGGCGGCCCGGAAGTGTGCGGCGGCTGCGATCATCGTGGCCCGCCCGATCGATGGGGTGCCCGCGCCGCAGTTGATCGTCGCCAGCGTCAATGCGGCGCTCATCGCGACCCTGGAGCACTTCGCCCCGAAGCTCGCGCCGCCAGTCGAAGGGGTCGATCCCTCGGCTCGCATCGGCGTTGGTGTTCGGCTGGCCGATGGCGTCAGCATCGGTCCCTATGTGGTGATCGGCGACCACGTCGAGATCGGCCCGGGCACCGTGATCGCCAACGGATGCACCATCGGCGAAGGGTCGAAGATCGGGGCCGACTGCCGTCTGGACAGCTTTGTGACGGTCTACCATCGCTGTACGATCGGCAACCACGTGATCGTGCAGACCCACAGCGCCATCGGTTCGATGGGGTTCGGGTACGCCTATCTCGACGGCCGCCACCAGTTCGTTCCGCACAACGGCGGCGTGGTGATCGAGGATTTCGTCGAAATCGGCGCCAACACGTGCATTGACAGGGCGAAATTCGGCAATACGATAATCGGCGCCGGCACCAAGATCGACAATCTCGTCCAGGTCGCACACAACGTGGTCATCGGCAAGGGCTGTCTGATCGCGGCGCAAGGGGGTGTGGCGGGCAGTTGCCGGTTGGGCGACGGGGTCGTTCTGGCCGGACAGGTGGGCCTGGCCGACAATATCGAGATCGGGGCCGGCACGATGGTCGGGGCGCAGTCGGGTGTGATGAGCAGTGTGCCCGGCGGGCAGAAACTTGCCTGGACGCCCGCGGTGGATATGAAAGAGGCGATCCGGATCGTCGCGCATCTGTTGCGCCTGCCGAAACTCGCACAACAATTGAAGCGCCTCACGGCGAAGGTAGAAAAGCTTGAAGCTGCAAACCACGATCAAGGGCGAGGGTAA
- the rpsF gene encoding 30S ribosomal protein S6, which translates to MIERTGRDGSNRTWISEIAVCDREVTGLETVAKRLYEGMFLVDSAQAAADWEGTLSAINTILQRADAEVVSMRKWQERKLTYDIDHKSRGTYILCYFNVDGRRISGIEKDVLLSEKVMRALILTTEKRPAEMIERDITGEPAVTPDAPEAPERAKAPEKAEAPKAAEASTVDESDASDDLDAAPEAEDDDTDEAAA; encoded by the coding sequence GTGATCGAACGCACCGGCCGGGATGGTTCGAATAGGACTTGGATTTCTGAGATTGCTGTTTGTGATCGGGAGGTAACAGGTTTGGAAACGGTAGCGAAGCGGTTATATGAAGGGATGTTCTTGGTCGACTCCGCGCAGGCGGCGGCAGACTGGGAGGGCACGCTCTCCGCGATCAACACCATCCTGCAGCGTGCGGATGCCGAGGTGGTCTCGATGCGAAAATGGCAGGAGCGCAAACTCACCTACGACATCGACCACAAATCACGCGGGACGTACATCCTGTGCTACTTCAACGTCGACGGCCGGCGGATCTCGGGGATCGAGAAGGACGTTCTGCTGTCGGAGAAGGTCATGCGTGCCCTGATCTTGACGACGGAGAAGCGGCCGGCCGAGATGATCGAACGTGACATCACGGGCGAGCCCGCCGTGACGCCGGACGCACCGGAAGCGCCCGAGAGGGCAAAGGCGCCCGAAAAGGCCGAAGCGCCCAAAGCGGCCGAGGCCTCGACGGTCGACGAGAGCGATGCGTCGGACGACCTCGACGCGGCGCCGGAGGCCGAAGACGACGACACGGACGAAGCGGCAGCGTAG
- the ssb gene encoding single-stranded DNA-binding protein — MASFNKVLLMGNLTRDPQLSYTPSQTAVVDFGVATNRKWTAQDGGQRDETCFVDCRAFGRMAENINKFFSKGKPIFLEGRLTYDSWTAQDGTKKSRLRITVENFQFLPGTGGGAGGAGGGPGHAEQGYGGDQGVSQARSFDQPGDDEIPF, encoded by the coding sequence ATGGCCAGCTTCAACAAAGTGCTGCTGATGGGGAACCTGACGCGCGACCCGCAGCTTTCGTATACACCGAGCCAGACCGCGGTGGTCGATTTCGGTGTGGCGACCAATCGCAAGTGGACGGCCCAGGACGGCGGGCAGCGGGACGAAACCTGTTTCGTCGATTGCCGCGCCTTTGGACGCATGGCCGAGAATATCAACAAGTTCTTCAGCAAGGGCAAGCCGATCTTCCTCGAAGGCCGGCTGACGTACGATTCCTGGACCGCCCAGGACGGGACGAAGAAGAGCCGGCTGCGGATCACGGTCGAGAACTTCCAGTTCCTGCCCGGTACGGGCGGCGGTGCCGGCGGTGCCGGAGGGGGCCCGGGCCACGCCGAGCAGGGCTACGGCGGCGACCAGGGAGTCTCGCAGGCCCGGTCGTTCGACCAGCCGGGCGATGATGAAATACCGTTCTAA